In a single window of the Bacillus clarus genome:
- a CDS encoding Gfo/Idh/MocA family protein: MNKPRIGMIGLGSIAQKAYLPTLTKETDWTFVGAFTPNVDKRKQICEQYRIQDFTNLQALASECDAIFVHSSTATHYEIVSELLQKGIDVYVDKPLAATVEQAEKLVEMSEKYNRKLMVGFNRRFVPMYVAAKEEAKDLSWIRIEKHRTNKVGPYTYDFTMLDDYLHIVDTARWLANGDLNVVHNMMQVNDENELLYGHHTYTSADGLLLSTAMHRHAGTNLEQIELVTTGKIIRVKNMNTFEVEQNNRTSQSGSPSWETTLKQRGFEDAVHHFIECVQGDTKPVVDGVEGLKSQQMLHSLLQSTN; the protein is encoded by the coding sequence ATGAATAAACCTCGTATTGGAATGATTGGATTAGGTAGTATTGCACAAAAGGCTTACCTTCCAACATTGACAAAAGAAACAGACTGGACTTTTGTGGGAGCGTTTACACCTAATGTCGATAAAAGAAAACAAATTTGTGAGCAATATCGTATTCAAGATTTCACTAATCTGCAGGCACTGGCTTCAGAATGTGACGCGATATTCGTTCATAGTTCAACTGCAACACATTACGAAATCGTTTCTGAACTTCTCCAAAAAGGAATCGATGTTTATGTTGATAAACCGTTAGCAGCTACAGTGGAACAAGCTGAAAAACTAGTAGAAATGAGCGAAAAGTATAATCGCAAGTTAATGGTCGGTTTTAATCGTCGCTTCGTCCCTATGTATGTCGCTGCAAAAGAAGAGGCAAAGGATCTTTCATGGATCCGAATTGAGAAGCATCGTACAAATAAAGTTGGACCATACACATACGACTTTACGATGCTAGACGACTATTTACACATCGTAGATACTGCTCGTTGGCTAGCTAATGGCGACCTTAATGTCGTTCATAATATGATGCAAGTAAACGACGAGAATGAGCTTCTTTACGGACATCATACGTATACAAGTGCAGATGGCCTATTACTTTCTACAGCGATGCATCGCCACGCTGGTACAAATTTAGAACAAATTGAACTTGTAACAACCGGAAAAATTATTCGTGTAAAAAACATGAACACATTTGAAGTTGAACAAAATAATCGCACTTCACAAAGTGGTTCACCATCGTGGGAAACAACCTTAAAGCAGCGTGGATTTGAAGATGCTGTACACCATTTCATCGAATGTGTACAAGGTGATACAAAACCAGTAGTAGATGGCGTGGAAGGCTTAAAATCACAACAAATGTTACATTCTTTACTACAATCTACTAACTAA
- the mscL gene encoding large conductance mechanosensitive channel protein MscL, whose protein sequence is MWNEFKKFALKGNVMDLAVGVVIGGAFGKIVSSLVGDVIMPLIGLLLGGINFKGLSFTFGGAVVKYGAFIQTVVDFLIIAFSIFLFIKLFNKLTLKKEKEEEKTEEIPEPTKEEVLLGEIRDLLKQQNSSKDRA, encoded by the coding sequence ATGTGGAACGAGTTTAAAAAATTCGCCTTAAAAGGGAACGTAATGGATTTAGCTGTCGGGGTCGTAATCGGTGGTGCATTCGGTAAAATTGTTTCTTCATTAGTAGGCGATGTTATCATGCCATTAATTGGTCTACTACTTGGTGGAATAAACTTCAAAGGACTTTCCTTTACATTTGGTGGCGCAGTTGTAAAATATGGTGCATTTATTCAAACAGTTGTCGACTTCTTAATTATCGCATTCTCTATCTTCTTATTCATTAAACTGTTTAATAAACTAACGTTGAAAAAAGAAAAAGAAGAAGAAAAGACAGAAGAAATTCCAGAACCAACAAAAGAAGAAGTTCTTCTTGGCGAAATTCGCGACTTACTGAAGCAACAAAACTCTTCTAAAGATAGAGCATAA
- a CDS encoding DUF3917 domain-containing protein: protein MIVLWIITLCMTAFFAYMTLKQNGLKRFVPGSILAGIALITYGVSIFTKSVSVDVSTSFMFIGITLFAGSIMVLMVAGIILFIHMNSETL, encoded by the coding sequence ATGATCGTTCTTTGGATAATTACGCTTTGCATGACTGCCTTTTTTGCATATATGACTTTAAAACAAAATGGTTTGAAGCGATTTGTTCCAGGAAGTATTCTTGCAGGAATTGCCCTTATCACGTATGGAGTTTCTATTTTTACGAAAAGTGTATCAGTTGATGTGAGCACGAGTTTCATGTTTATCGGAATTACATTATTTGCTGGTAGCATTATGGTGCTCATGGTTGCAGGTATTATTTTATTTATTCATATGAATTCAGAAACGTTATAA
- the ccpA gene encoding catabolite control protein A, whose translation MNVTIYDVAREANVSMATVSRVVNGNPNVKPTTRKKVLEAIDRLGYRPNAVARGLASKKTTTVGVIIPDISNTFYAELARGIEDIATMYKYNIILSNSDQNKEKEFHLLNTMLGKQVDGIVFMGEDITDAHIEEFKKSPVPIVLAASFDEQNETPSVNIDYTQAAYDAMKHFLEQGHKRIGFVSGPFVDKAGSAKKLQGYKKALEEAGISYDENLVIDGDYTYDSGLEAFEKFWSMDEKPTAIFVSSDEMALGVIHAAQDAGLNVPTDVEVLGFDNTRLALMVRPQLSTVVQPMYDIGAVAMRLLTKYMNKEKVEDHTVILPHRIQFRNSTK comes from the coding sequence ATGAACGTAACAATCTATGATGTAGCGCGCGAAGCAAACGTTTCGATGGCTACCGTATCACGTGTTGTGAACGGTAACCCGAACGTAAAGCCTACAACAAGAAAGAAAGTATTAGAAGCAATTGATCGTTTAGGTTACCGCCCAAATGCGGTAGCACGTGGACTAGCAAGTAAGAAGACAACTACAGTAGGTGTTATTATCCCCGATATCTCAAATACGTTTTATGCAGAACTTGCTCGTGGAATTGAAGATATCGCGACAATGTACAAATATAACATCATTTTAAGTAACTCTGATCAAAATAAAGAGAAAGAGTTCCATTTATTAAACACGATGCTGGGAAAACAAGTGGACGGGATCGTCTTCATGGGTGAAGATATTACTGATGCCCATATTGAAGAATTTAAAAAATCTCCAGTACCAATTGTATTAGCAGCATCATTTGATGAGCAAAATGAAACGCCATCAGTAAATATTGATTATACGCAAGCAGCTTACGATGCAATGAAGCATTTCCTAGAGCAAGGTCATAAGCGTATCGGTTTCGTATCTGGTCCTTTCGTTGACAAAGCAGGAAGCGCAAAGAAATTACAAGGTTATAAAAAAGCTTTAGAAGAAGCAGGTATTTCATATGATGAAAATCTTGTAATCGATGGAGATTACACATATGATTCAGGCTTAGAAGCCTTTGAAAAATTTTGGAGCATGGATGAAAAACCAACAGCAATCTTCGTGTCTTCTGATGAAATGGCATTAGGTGTAATTCACGCAGCGCAAGATGCCGGATTAAATGTACCAACTGATGTAGAAGTACTTGGCTTTGACAACACACGTCTTGCATTAATGGTACGTCCGCAGCTTTCAACAGTTGTACAACCAATGTATGATATCGGTGCAGTAGCAATGCGTCTACTAACAAAATATATGAACAAAGAGAAGGTAGAAGATCATACAGTTATTTTACCTCACCGCATTCAATTTAGAAATTCAACGAAGTAA